The Streptomyces sp. NBC_01298 genome contains the following window.
CATCGCCGGGCACCTCACCCGCACCCGCGACGGCTCCGGCTACCGGCGGGCGACGACCACCTTGTAGTGGGTCGTCAGCCGGCCGTCCTCACCGATCACGTGGAAGGCCACGGCCGGCGGCTCGTCCGTGTGGATGTACTCGTTCTCCCCGGACGCCGCTTCCCACGGGAGCCGCGTCGTGGACACCACGCCCGGAGCCACGAGCAGCGGCCGCCCGGCGAAGGTGGTCGCCGCGCCGGTGTGGGCGTGCCCGCACAGGAACGCCGTCAGGTGCGGGTGGCGCCCGGCCAGCTCCGCCAGCCGCTCCTCGCCGAACTGCCGGATGCCGTCCACGTACGGGATGTGCAGCGGGACGGGCGGGTGGTGGAAGGCGACCAGGACGGGCACCTCGTGCGGGGTGTCGGCGAGCACCCCGTCCAGCCAGGCGATCGTCGAGTCCTCCAGGTATCCCCGGTGTGCACCGGGTACGGACGAATCGCACACCGCGAGGACGAAGCCCTCACCGCGCAGCACCTGGTCGACCGGGGCGGCGGAAGCGCGGTCCTCCCCCAGCAGGCCGCGCCGGAAGGCCGTGCGGTCATCGTGGTTGCCGGGGCAGACGAGCAGCGGATGGCGGGAGCCGAGGGCCTTGCGCGCCTCCTCGTACTCCTCCGGGCGCGCGTGATCGGCG
Protein-coding sequences here:
- a CDS encoding phosphodiesterase encodes the protein MIVIAHLSDIHLDGGDRAAERTRAVMEYLEGLPYELDAVLVSGDIADHARPEEYEEARKALGSRHPLLVCPGNHDDRTAFRRGLLGEDRASAAPVDQVLRGEGFVLAVCDSSVPGAHRGYLEDSTIAWLDGVLADTPHEVPVLVAFHHPPVPLHIPYVDGIRQFGEERLAELAGRHPHLTAFLCGHAHTGAATTFAGRPLLVAPGVVSTTRLPWEAASGENEYIHTDEPPAVAFHVIGEDGRLTTHYKVVVARR